One window of Triticum dicoccoides isolate Atlit2015 ecotype Zavitan chromosome 5A, WEW_v2.0, whole genome shotgun sequence genomic DNA carries:
- the LOC119301757 gene encoding NAD(P)H-quinone oxidoreductase subunit L, chloroplastic-like, with protein METTASWRLLPAASSPRPSLLQARRQATFPSSLQQPAISKSRILCLLHDKPAPTSESSQLQKLASVLQCGAVWAAVQAPAALATVSGEEDLDLLGILPPVAAIAFVYLFVAPPIIMNWMRLRWFKRKFVETYLQFMFTYLFFPGLMLWAPFVNFRKFPRDKTMKYPWSKPKEGTPLFKDRYPQIDSFREKYY; from the exons ATGGAGACCACCGCCTCATGGCGCCTCCTCCCCGCTGCGTCCTCGCCGCGTCCCTCCCTGCTTCAAGCCAGACGGCAGGCGACCTTCCCTTCGTCTCTTCAACAGCCGGCGATCTCCAAGTCCAGGATCCTCTGCCTTCTCCATGACAAG CCTGCCCCTACCTCCGAGAGCTCGCAGCTGCAGAAGCTGGCCTCCGTGTTGCAGTGCGGCGCCGTCTGGGCAGCA GTGCAGGCCCCGGCTGCTTTGGCGACGGTGAGCGGGGAGGAGGACCTTGACCTCCTGGGGATACTGCCGCCGGTGGCTGCGATCGCCTTCGTCTACCTCTTCGTTGCTCCC CCGATTATCATGAACTGGATGAGACTGAGGTGGTTCAAGCGCAAGTTCGTCGAGACGTACCTGCAGTTCATGTTCACTTACCTCTTCTTCCCCGG GTTGATGCTGTGGGCACCGTTCGTCAACTTCAGAAAGTTCCCAAGGGATAAAACCATGAAGTACCCTTGGTCAAAACCCAAGGAAGGCACCCCGCTGTTCAAGGACAGATACCCACAAATTGACTCCTTCAGAGAGAAGTACTACTAG
- the LOC119299587 gene encoding uncharacterized protein LOC119299587, with protein MEGAAGHDPCPIDRSRPAGAQARRALGRGRTLSGMMILEVNGYSISIQFSYFSRPPAPPSPLLESLASAAPLLISSLSGILSVTFPSSSPVPIFFSSRVGLLILLGISNCGFSWIKDLLWRICSFFVWFALFVAVLVLHAFRLCQLMKSLKFLMLSLMIFCFTRMVVSEDAASKIKFRQNILEMGQQIMIYLCLIRSNLISRGTKLWEIEGEVYCQQ; from the exons ATGGAAGGCGCTGCCGGCCATGATCCGTGCCCGATTGACAGGTCCAGGCCGGCCGGTGCGCAGGCGCGACGTGCTCTGGGGAGGGGACGAACACTGAGCGGCATGATGATACTGGAAGTCAATGGCTACTCCATTTCCATCCAATTTAGCTACTTTTCA CGCCCACCGGCCCCGCCCAGCCCGCTTCTAGAATCGCTAGCATCGGCCGCTCCCCTTCTTATCTCTTCGTTGTCTGGAATCCTGTCAGTCACTTTCCCCTCGAGCTCTCCCGTTCCTATCTTCTTCTCTTCTCGTGTAGGGTTACTAATCCTGCTAGG GATCAGTAACTGCGGATTTTCTTGGATCAAGGATTTACTTTGGCGAATCTGCTCCTTTTTT GTATGGTTTGCCCTGTTTGTCGCTGTCCTGGTGCTCCATGCTTTTCGTTTGTGCCAGCTGATGAAGTCCTTGAAGTTTTtgatgttgtccttgatgattTTTTGCTTTACGAGGATG GTGGTTTCAGAAGATGCAGCATCTAAAATAAAATTCAGACAAAATATACTGGAGATGGGGCAGCAAATAATGATATACCTTTGCCTGATCAGAAGCAATTTGATCTCCAG AGGAACTAAACTTTGGGAAATCGAAGGAGAAGTATATTGCCAGCAATAA